GTCCAGCACGGCCATGCCGGCACGCACGGCACGCAGAAAATCGCCGCCCAAAAACTCGGAATCACCGAGCAATCGGTGAGCCGTGCGCTGCTGCGCTCCGGCTGGCAGGAAGAATGGGCCGCGAGGCCGGCGGCGGAAATGCTGCTGTCCTTCGCCCACGGACTCATCACCGGCACCCCCGACGCCGGGGAGCAGTCGGATCCCCGCACCCGGGACAGCACAGAAGGAGACCGGTGAACGCCCTCTGGATCACCCTGGCCCTGCTCACCGCAGGTTTTGCCGGCTGGCCGGTGACCGCCCTCGTCTTCCGGCTCGCCCGGACCATCGACGACCGGGCCGACGCCGCCGACGCCGCCAGCGCCGCGGACCCGGCCACTGACCCTGCGGCCGATGTCACCGTTGACCCCGCTGTCACCTCCGGATCGGCTGTCACAACCACGGCCGGGACAGCCGGCGCCGCGGACGCCTCCGTCAGCAGCCCCCGGATCCTCCGCGGCGGCGCCATCATCGGCGTCCTCGAGCGCCTCGCGGTCTGCGTGGCCGTCCTGACGGGCCAGCCTGTCGCCATCGCCTATGTGGTCGCGATCAAGGGCCTGGGGCGCTTCGCCGAGCTCAAGGAAACACCGGTGGCGGCCGAACGGTTCATCATCGGCACCCTCACCTCGCTGCTCTGGGCGGCCGGGGTCGCCGCCCTGGCCAAGGTGCTGCTCCTCGGCTGACGCCCCGGACAGGCGATAGGGTATCCGTATGACTGTTTTTGCTGTTGAGTACGTTTACGACGCCGAATCCGCCGAAACCCGCGACGCCACCCGGCCCGCCCACCGCGAATGGACCGCGGGACTTGCCGAGGAAGGCACGATCCTGGCCAGCGGCCCGTACTCGGACGGCGCCGGCGCGCTGCTGATCTTCAAGGCGGCCGACGAACAAGCCCTCAACGAAATCCTCAAGCAGGACCCTTTCGCCGGTGCAGGCGCCATCTCCGGCACCCGCACGATGGTTTGGGCCCCGCTGACCGGCCTGCTGGCCGAGCACGCGGCCTAGCCCGCTCCGCCCACCCGCCATCGATCTTCGACCTAGAATTCGATCCACAGAGGAGTCCACGTGACCTCGGTCAGCCTGGGAATGCCATCGGCACCGCCCCCCGTTCTTGCCCCACGCCGAAAGACCCGCCAGATCAAGGTGGGTTCGGTCGGCGTCGGCTCCGACTCGCCGATCAGCGTGCAGTCGATGACCACGACTCCGACCACGGACATCAACGCCACCCTGCAGCAGATCGCCGAACTGACCGCGTCCGGCTGCGACATTGTCCGTGTCGCCTGCCCGTCCGCGGACGACGCCGAGGCGCTGCCGATCATCGCCCGGAAGTCGCAGATCCCGGTGATCGCGGACATCCACTTCCAGCCGAAGTACGTCTTCGCCGCCATCGAGGCCGGCTGCGCGGCCGTCCGCGTCAACCCCGGCAACATCCGCAAGTTCGATGACCAGGTCAAGGAAATCGCCCGGGCGGCCAAGGACCACGGCACCTCGATCCGGATCGGCGTAAACGCCGGTTCGCTGGAGCCGGGCATCCTGAAGAAGTACGGCAAGGCCACCCCGGAGGCCCTCGTGGAGTCCGCGGTCTGGGAGGCCTCGCTGTTCGAAGAGCACGGCTTCCATGACTTCAAGATCTCGGTCAAGCACAACGACCCCGTCATCATGGTCGCGGCCTACGAGATGCTCGCGGAGAAGGGCGACTGGCCCCTGCACCTCGGCGTGACCGAGGCCGGTCCGGCGTTCCAAGGCACCATCAAGTCCGCCACCGCTTTCGGCGCGCTGCTCTCGCGCGGTATCGGCGACACCATTCGGGTTTCCCTCTCGGCCCCGCCGGTGGAGGAAATCAAGGTGGGCAACCAGATCCTGCAGTCACTGAACCTGCGTCCGCGCAAGCTCGAAATTGTCTCCTGCCCGTCCTGCGGCCGCGCCCAGGTGGACGTCTACACGCTCGCCGAGCAGGTCACGGCAGGCCTCGAGGGCATGGAGGTCCCGCTGCGCGTCGCCGTCATGGGCTGCGTGGTCAACGGTCCCGGGGAAGCCCGTGAAGCGGACCTCGGCGTGGCGTCCGGCAACGGCAAGGGCCAGATCTTCGTCAAGGGCGAGGTCATCAAGACCGTCCCCGAGGACCAGATCGTTGAGACACTGATCGAAGAGGCCATGCGTCTCGCAGAAGAGATGGGGGAGTCTGATGGCGAAGATGCTGTCCAGGGTAGCCCCGTGGTTAGCGTCTCGTAGGGACGGCGCCGGCGCGGCTGCCGGACAAGACGTCCGGATCCTGACCGGCGCGGACACCGGTGCCCTGCTGGACCTCGCCCGGCAGGACGCCGTCGCCAACGTCTTTATCCTGTCCCACCTCGAGACCGCCGGCACGGCGTCTCCCACCGCCGGCGGCGCCAGCATCTTCGGCGTGTTCGACGGCGGGGTGCTGCTCGGGGCTTGCTGGGCCGGCGCCAACCTGGTGCCAGTCCAGCTGGATCCGGAGTTCGCCGGCCTCGTGGCGGCAGCGGCCCACCGCTCCGGCCGCCGCTACGCCTCCATTTTCGGGCCGGCGGAGACGGTCCAGGCCATCTACGCGGCGATGGAGCAGTTGGGCCACGACGCCCAGGAAATCCGGGGGAACCAACCGCTCCTGGCCATCTCCGGGCCGCCCCTGCTGGAGCCAAACCCCGCTCTTGGCTTCGGCCACCTCGCTGACTTCGACCGGATCCTGCCCGCCTGCGCGGCCATGTTCGAGGAGGAAGTGGGCTACTCGCCGTACCTAGGCGGCCGCGAGTACTATAGCCGCCGGGTCAAAGGCCTGATCCGGGCCGGCCACTCGCTGGTCCATCTGGGCCAGGACCGCGAAGTGGTGTTCAAGGCCGAGCTCGGTGCGGTCACCCCGGAGGTGACGCAGGTGCAGGGCGTCTGGATGGACCCGGCGTTCCGCGGACGCGGCCTGAGCGCCGGCTACATGGCCGCCGTCGTGGTCCTCGCCCAGACGCTGGCGCCGGTCACCAGCCTCTACGTCAACGACTTCAATACCCGAGCCCGGGCCAGCTATGAGCGCGTGGGCTTCCACCAGGTGGGAACGTTCGCGACCGTGCTGTTTTAGACACCTTCTTGACACGCAATGTTGACAGAAATCTGGTTGCAGACTCTTGTTTTGGCGGCTTAGATCACATAGGTTCTAGCTAGCCGCGCCGAGCAGGCGCGTGCGGTCTCAGGGAGGATCGAACCATTGGCTGCAGGTACCGTCCGAAAGGACAGGATCAGCTAGACCGGCAGCCTTGGACTTAGCGGCACTGGGGACGCAGGGGCCACGCCATCACGGGATGACCAGCCGGAAACGGCCAGGGGCTTCCGCGTCATGGCGTGGCTCTTCCATTTGAGGACGGGAATCCCGTGCGCGGCTAGACGGTAGATTAGTAGCTGGACAATTTTCGTAAACACCCAGCATGCCCCGCACTTCCTCAGAAACGGATACCCCTCCAGTGGTCCTTCGACTCTCCAAGCTGTTCCTGCGCACCCTTCGTGAAGACCCCGCCGACGCCGAAGTGGCCAGCCACCGGCTGCTGGTCCGGGCCGGCTACATCCGCCGCGCGGCCCCGGGCATCTACACCTGGCTGCCGCTGGGACTGAGCGTCCTGCGCCGGGTGGAGCAGATCATCCGCGAGGAAATGACCGCCATCGGCGCCCAGGAAGTCCACTTCCCGGCGCTGCTGCCCAAGGAGCCCTACGAGGCGACCAACCGCTGGACCGAATACGGCGAGGGCATCTTCCGGCTCCAGGACCGCAAGGGCAACGACTACCTGCTGGCCCCCACCCATGAGGAGATGTTCACGCTCCTGGTCAAGGACCTGTACTCCTCGTACAAGGACCTGCCGCTGAGCCTCTACCAGATCCAGAACAAGTACCGCGACGAGGCCCGTCCGCGGGCGGGCCTGCTGCGCGGCCGCGAGTTCATCATGAAGGACTCCTACTCCTTCGACGTCGACGACGCCGGCCTGGACGCCAGCTACGCCGCGCACCGCGGCGCCTACCTGAAGATCTTCGCGCGCCTCGGCCTGGAAGTCGTCCCGGTCACGGCCACGGCTGGCGCCATGGGCGGGTCCAAGAGCGAGGAATTCCTGCACCCGACCGAAATCGGCGAAGACACCTTCGTGCGCTCCGCCGGCGGCTACGCGGCGAACGTCGAGGCGGTCACCACCGTGGTCCCCGCGGACATCGATTATTCCGACGCCCCGGCCGCGGAAGTCCGGGACACCCCGGACACCCCGACGATCGACACGCTCGTCGACGCCGCCAACGCCCTGGTGCCCCGCAGCGAGGCCGACGGCGGCGCCTGGACCGCCGCCGACACCCTCAAGAACGTGGTCCTCGCCGTGACGCTGCCCACCGGTGAGCGCCAGCTCGTCGTCATCGGCGTGCCGGGGGACCGCGGCGTGGACCTCAAGCGCGTCGAAGCGAACATCGGCTCCTTCCTGCCCATCGCCGGCGAAATCACGCTCGAGGCCGCGAACGAGGAAGACCTCAAGAAGCAGCCGCTCATCGTCAAGGGCTACCTCGGCCCGGGCCTGTCCCTGGATGCGCCCCTGCTGGGCTCCGAGGGCGCCGCGAAGCTGCTCTACCTCGTGGACCCCCGGGTCGTCAGCGGGTCCGCCTGGGTCACCGGCGCCAACGAGGCCGGCAAGCATGTCTTCGGCCTGGTCGCCGGCCGCGATTTCGGCTGGGACGGCGTCATCGAGTGCACCGAGGTGCGCGCCGGCGACGAGGCCCCCGACGGTTCGGGCCCGCTGGAGACCGCCCGCGGGATCGAGATGGGCCACATCTTCCAGCTCGGCCGCAAATACGCCGAGGCCCTGGATCTCAAGGTCCTGGACCAGAACGGCAAGCAGGTCGTTGTCACCATGGGCTCCTACGGCGTCGGTGTCACCCGGACGGTCGCGGCCCTGGCCGAGTCGAACCACGACGAGAAGGGCCTCATCTGGCCGCGCGCCGTCGCACCGGCCGACGTCCACGTCGTCGCGGTGGGCCGTGGCGAGGAAATCTTCGCCGCCGCGGAGAAACTGGCCCTGGAACTGGAGGCCGCCGGCCTCGAGGTCATCTACGACGACCGCCCCAAGGTTTCTCCGGGCGTGAAGTTCGGCGACGCCGAGCTCGTTGGTGTGCCCACCATCCTCGCCGTCGGGCGCGGTCTGGTGGACGGCGTCGTGGAGATCAAGGACCGCCGCAGCGGCGAAGCCGAGAACGTGGCCGTCGACAAGGCGGTGGCCTACGTGGTCAACGCCGTCCGCAACAACTGACGCGCCGCCGGCTTTACCGAGGATGGTCTCCGGTCTCGAATCAATACAGCTCGCCACGCTGATCCTGGTGGTGGTGGCCGGTTTCGCCGCCGGCTGGGTGGACGCGGTGGTGGGCGGCGGGGGACTGATCCAGCTGCCGGTCATGCTGCTGGTCCCCGGAATCAGCCCGGTGCAGGCGCTGGCGACGAACAAGATGGGTTCCATCTTCGGCACCACCACGAGCGCCTTCACCTACTACCGGCGGGTCCGTCCGGACCTGCGCACCGCCGTGCCGATGGCGGTCATCGCGCTGGCCGGCAGTTTCGGCGGGGCCGTGCTCGCCGCGACCCTGCCGGCAAGCGTCTTCAAACCCATCATCGTGGCGGCGCTGGTCGCCGTCGCCCTGTTCACGGCGTTCCGGCCGAACGTGGGCGAGCTGACCAAACTGCGGCACGACGGGCACCGGCACTATGTCGTGGCCTGCCTGATCGGAGCCGTGATCGGCTTCTATGACGGCATGATCGGCCCGGGCACCGGCTCCTTCCTGATCATCGCCTTGGTGTCCGCGATGGGCTACGCGTTCCTGGAGGCCAGCGCCAAGGCCAAGATCGTCAACATGGCGACCAACGCCGGCGCCCTGATGTTCTTCCTACCCCACGGTTCGCTGCTCTGGGGCCTGGGCCTGGTCCTCGGCGCCGCGAACATGGCCGGCGGCTACCTCGGCGCCCGCACCGCCGTCAGCAGGGGAAGCAAGTTCATTCGGATCGTGTTCCTCGTGGTGGTCGGCGCCCTGATCATCAAACTCGGCTCCGACGTCTGGCAGGACGTCGTCGGGTAACACGCCCCGTCTCAGGCATCCCCTCCGCGGCCGCCAGGGGACTCCCCGTGCCGCGGTGGCCGGCGTAGCATGCAGCTATGTCAGCTCCCGAAGAACGCTACAGCGAGGCCCTGGCGGCCGCGTCCCGGCATGCACGCCACTGGCTCGAGAGCCAGGAAACGCGGCGGGTCGGCCCGCGCGCGTCGGCAGCTGAGCTTGCGGCCGACTTTGGCGGCCCGCTGCCCCGGAACGGCATGCCGGCTGCAGAGGTGGTGGACTACCTGGCCGCGAAAGCCGAACCCGGCCTGATGGCCATGCCCTCCGGGAGGTTCTTCGGCTGGGTCATTGGGGGCACCCTGCCGGCCGCGCTGGCCGCGGACTGGCTGGTCAGCGCCTGGGACCAGAACGCCGGACTGCGCTTCGCCACTCCCGCCACAGCCGCCATCGAGGAGGCCGCCGGCAACTGGCTGCTCGAACTGCTGGGGCTCCCCGCGGAGTCCGACGTCGGCTTCGCCACCGGTGCCACCATGGCGAATTTCACCGGGCTGGCCGCGGCGCGGTGGCGCCTGATGGCCGACGCCGGTTGGGACCTCGACGCCGACGGCCTCGCCGGCGCGCCCCGGATCCGGTGCTTCGTGGGCCAGGAACGGCACGACACAATCGACCTGGGCCTGCGGTACCTGGGGCTGGGCCGGCCCGCGGTTGTCCCCGCGGACCGTCAGGGCCGCCTGGACCCGGCGGAACTGGACCGTGCCCTCGCCGACGCCACGGCCGGCGCCGGATCAGCCCGTGCCCCGCTGCTGGTCTGCCTGCAGGCGGGCAACCTGCACTCGGGCGCCTTTGACCCCTTCGAGGAGGCAATAGCGGTTGCCAAGGCCCACGGCGCCTGGGTGCACGTGGACGGTGCCTTCGGGCTCTGGGCCGCCGCGGTCCCGGAGCTCGCCGCCCTGACCGCCGGGCTGCAGGGCGCTGACTCGTGGGGCACCGACGCGCATAAGACCCTCAATGTGCCGTACGACTGCGGCATCGCGGTGGTCAGGGACGCGCAGGCGCTGCGGTCGGCCATGGGCGTGCACACCAGCTACCTGATCCAGGCCGCGGACGGCGCGGCGGACCCCTTCGAGACGGTCCCGGAACTGTCCCGCCGGGCCCGTGGGGTGCCGGTCTGGGCCGCGCTGAAATCGCTGGGCCGGGACGGCGTCGCCGGCCAGGTGCGCGGGCTCGTGCTGCGCGCCCGGCAGCTCGCGGAACGCTTGTCGGCGCTGGACGGCGTCGAGGTGCTCAATGACGTCGACTACACGCAGGTCTCGCTAGCCTTCGGGGAGGACGCCACCACCCGCGCAGTCACCGAGCGGATCATCGCCGACGGACGCGTCTGGATGTCCGGTTCACGCTGGCAGGGCCGGGACATCCTGCGGATCTCGGTGAGCAACTGGAGTACGGACGACGCCGACGTGGCAGCCGCCGTCGGCGCCGTGCAGGACGCGCTGGCGGCCGTGCGGGGGCAGCGACGCGGTTAGCCCGGCGGGCTGGCCGAGGCCCCGGGTACGGGCAGCTCCTGCGGCGCCGGGAGGCCGTCGAGGGTGTTGCCGGCGAGGGTGCTGGCCACCCACAGCGAGCGGGCCAGGTCGCCGCCGTGGGTCCGCCTGGACGCGTACCACAGGGCGTTGTCCACCTCCCGGGCCACGGCCCACTGCCGGGCGGTCTCGCCGTCGAGACCCGCTGCGGCGCTGAAGTCGAAGCAGCGCTCCAGCAGGGCCTCGCCGGGGCCGGAGCGGGGCAGTTCGGCCAGCCGGTTCCACAGCAGCGGTGCCACCGCGAACTCCGCCTCCCCCACGAGGGGCTGCGGATCGATCGCCTTGAACTGCGCTGCCGTGAAGCCTCCGGGACGCGCCGCAGTCCCGGGCCGGGCGAGGATGTTCAGGAAATGCAGGTCGGTGTGGACCAGCACGTCCGTGCCGGACCGCCGGCCGACGGCGCCCCGAGTCTGGCAGACCTCCAGGGCCGCCTCCAACAGCCAGCGCGGGAACGGCCGGCCCAGGCGTTCCCAGCTCTCCGGCAGTTCGTCGCTCCACTGCTCGGCGCGGGCCGCGATCTGGCCGAATTCGCGCCACTCCGGCCGCCCGTCCGGCAGCAGGCTCAACTCGCGGACCAGGCCGCCCCAGACGTCCACGGCGTCGGACAGGGGTACGTCCTGAAGCGGCCGTTCGGCATCGAGCCGCTCGAGCAGCAGGGCGCCGGCGACAGCGTCGTCGGCCAGGACCAGGGCTGCGCCGCGGCCGCCCCATAACGCGAGGGCGTGCCGTTCGGCCAAGGCTTCCTCATGCGGAAAGGCGAGCTTCAGGGCTGCCGTCGCCGCACCCCGGCGGACCGGGACCACAACAGCGCCGTGGCCGTGCCACGGCAAGCTGCCGGGAGCGAGGTCAGGGACGAGTTGCCACTGTGCGAGGCAGCGCGCGATCAGTTGGGGGAGTGCGGCGAGCCAGGCGCGCCCCTCGGCACTTCCGCCGTAGCGGCGCGTCAGCCCGGGCGGAAGCGGAACGGCTGGAGGCGTAATCATCGACTCCAGCGTAGTCGCCGGTTACTTAGGCGACGATGCCGCTGGCGCCGAGCCAGCTGCCGATCAGGAAGGTCGCCACCAGCGCGGCCGCTCCACCAATAACCACCCGGATGGCCGCCTTCATCTTCGAGCCTCCGCCGATCCAGGCGCCGATGGCCCCGGTCGCCCCGAGGGCCACGAGTACGGCAACGAAGGTCAGCGGGACGCGGATGTTTTCCGGCGGCAGCAGGATGGCCAGCATGGGCAGGATGGCGCCGACCAGGAAGGCGACGG
The nucleotide sequence above comes from Arthrobacter sp. KBS0702. Encoded proteins:
- a CDS encoding YciI family protein, with product MTVFAVEYVYDAESAETRDATRPAHREWTAGLAEEGTILASGPYSDGAGALLIFKAADEQALNEILKQDPFAGAGAISGTRTMVWAPLTGLLAEHAA
- the ispG gene encoding flavodoxin-dependent (E)-4-hydroxy-3-methylbut-2-enyl-diphosphate synthase produces the protein MTSVSLGMPSAPPPVLAPRRKTRQIKVGSVGVGSDSPISVQSMTTTPTTDINATLQQIAELTASGCDIVRVACPSADDAEALPIIARKSQIPVIADIHFQPKYVFAAIEAGCAAVRVNPGNIRKFDDQVKEIARAAKDHGTSIRIGVNAGSLEPGILKKYGKATPEALVESAVWEASLFEEHGFHDFKISVKHNDPVIMVAAYEMLAEKGDWPLHLGVTEAGPAFQGTIKSATAFGALLSRGIGDTIRVSLSAPPVEEIKVGNQILQSLNLRPRKLEIVSCPSCGRAQVDVYTLAEQVTAGLEGMEVPLRVAVMGCVVNGPGEAREADLGVASGNGKGQIFVKGEVIKTVPEDQIVETLIEEAMRLAEEMGESDGEDAVQGSPVVSVS
- a CDS encoding GNAT family N-acetyltransferase translates to MLSRVAPWLASRRDGAGAAAGQDVRILTGADTGALLDLARQDAVANVFILSHLETAGTASPTAGGASIFGVFDGGVLLGACWAGANLVPVQLDPEFAGLVAAAAHRSGRRYASIFGPAETVQAIYAAMEQLGHDAQEIRGNQPLLAISGPPLLEPNPALGFGHLADFDRILPACAAMFEEEVGYSPYLGGREYYSRRVKGLIRAGHSLVHLGQDREVVFKAELGAVTPEVTQVQGVWMDPAFRGRGLSAGYMAAVVVLAQTLAPVTSLYVNDFNTRARASYERVGFHQVGTFATVLF
- a CDS encoding proline--tRNA ligase; amino-acid sequence: MVLRLSKLFLRTLREDPADAEVASHRLLVRAGYIRRAAPGIYTWLPLGLSVLRRVEQIIREEMTAIGAQEVHFPALLPKEPYEATNRWTEYGEGIFRLQDRKGNDYLLAPTHEEMFTLLVKDLYSSYKDLPLSLYQIQNKYRDEARPRAGLLRGREFIMKDSYSFDVDDAGLDASYAAHRGAYLKIFARLGLEVVPVTATAGAMGGSKSEEFLHPTEIGEDTFVRSAGGYAANVEAVTTVVPADIDYSDAPAAEVRDTPDTPTIDTLVDAANALVPRSEADGGAWTAADTLKNVVLAVTLPTGERQLVVIGVPGDRGVDLKRVEANIGSFLPIAGEITLEAANEEDLKKQPLIVKGYLGPGLSLDAPLLGSEGAAKLLYLVDPRVVSGSAWVTGANEAGKHVFGLVAGRDFGWDGVIECTEVRAGDEAPDGSGPLETARGIEMGHIFQLGRKYAEALDLKVLDQNGKQVVVTMGSYGVGVTRTVAALAESNHDEKGLIWPRAVAPADVHVVAVGRGEEIFAAAEKLALELEAAGLEVIYDDRPKVSPGVKFGDAELVGVPTILAVGRGLVDGVVEIKDRRSGEAENVAVDKAVAYVVNAVRNN
- a CDS encoding TSUP family transporter, which codes for MVSGLESIQLATLILVVVAGFAAGWVDAVVGGGGLIQLPVMLLVPGISPVQALATNKMGSIFGTTTSAFTYYRRVRPDLRTAVPMAVIALAGSFGGAVLAATLPASVFKPIIVAALVAVALFTAFRPNVGELTKLRHDGHRHYVVACLIGAVIGFYDGMIGPGTGSFLIIALVSAMGYAFLEASAKAKIVNMATNAGALMFFLPHGSLLWGLGLVLGAANMAGGYLGARTAVSRGSKFIRIVFLVVVGALIIKLGSDVWQDVVG
- a CDS encoding pyridoxal-dependent decarboxylase: MSAPEERYSEALAAASRHARHWLESQETRRVGPRASAAELAADFGGPLPRNGMPAAEVVDYLAAKAEPGLMAMPSGRFFGWVIGGTLPAALAADWLVSAWDQNAGLRFATPATAAIEEAAGNWLLELLGLPAESDVGFATGATMANFTGLAAARWRLMADAGWDLDADGLAGAPRIRCFVGQERHDTIDLGLRYLGLGRPAVVPADRQGRLDPAELDRALADATAGAGSARAPLLVCLQAGNLHSGAFDPFEEAIAVAKAHGAWVHVDGAFGLWAAAVPELAALTAGLQGADSWGTDAHKTLNVPYDCGIAVVRDAQALRSAMGVHTSYLIQAADGAADPFETVPELSRRARGVPVWAALKSLGRDGVAGQVRGLVLRARQLAERLSALDGVEVLNDVDYTQVSLAFGEDATTRAVTERIIADGRVWMSGSRWQGRDILRISVSNWSTDDADVAAAVGAVQDALAAVRGQRRG
- a CDS encoding aminoglycoside phosphotransferase family protein translates to MITPPAVPLPPGLTRRYGGSAEGRAWLAALPQLIARCLAQWQLVPDLAPGSLPWHGHGAVVVPVRRGAATAALKLAFPHEEALAERHALALWGGRGAALVLADDAVAGALLLERLDAERPLQDVPLSDAVDVWGGLVRELSLLPDGRPEWREFGQIAARAEQWSDELPESWERLGRPFPRWLLEAALEVCQTRGAVGRRSGTDVLVHTDLHFLNILARPGTAARPGGFTAAQFKAIDPQPLVGEAEFAVAPLLWNRLAELPRSGPGEALLERCFDFSAAAGLDGETARQWAVAREVDNALWYASRRTHGGDLARSLWVASTLAGNTLDGLPAPQELPVPGASASPPG